A window from Hoeflea sp. IMCC20628 encodes these proteins:
- a CDS encoding 2Fe-2S iron-sulfur cluster-binding protein: MHIHVTDQTGTRHTLEALEGFRVMEIIRDWGLDIKAECGGACACATCHVHVSDDWTDRLYPIEAEEEDMLDQAFDVRDNSRLSCQLLMSEELDGLEVTLAPGTETGDRAAA; encoded by the coding sequence ATGCATATTCATGTCACCGATCAAACTGGAACCCGCCACACGCTTGAAGCACTGGAAGGGTTCCGGGTGATGGAGATCATTCGAGACTGGGGTCTCGACATCAAGGCCGAATGCGGTGGCGCCTGCGCCTGCGCCACCTGCCATGTCCATGTCTCAGACGACTGGACCGACAGGCTCTACCCGATCGAGGCTGAAGAGGAAGACATGCTCGACCAGGCTTTTGACGTGCGCGACAACTCGCGGCTGTCTTGCCAGTTGTTGATGTCCGAGGAGCTGGACGGCCTCGAAGTGACCCTGGCACCGGGCACGGAAACCGGAGACCGCGCCGCGGCCTGA
- a CDS encoding GFA family protein: MNKTYSGGCACGAIRYQTSSEPIFQNHCQCRDCQKRSGTGHGSYLTFPSRADVTVKGEASTWRVSGDSGNEKVHAFCPTCGTPAYLTFVAMPELFTVPATSLDDPGQFHPQALTYAVRGHAWDTIDPALTAFERMRG; the protein is encoded by the coding sequence ATGAACAAGACCTATAGCGGCGGATGCGCTTGCGGCGCGATCCGTTATCAGACCAGCAGTGAGCCGATCTTTCAGAACCACTGCCAATGCCGCGATTGCCAGAAGCGAAGCGGCACCGGGCATGGCTCCTACCTCACCTTTCCCAGCCGCGCCGATGTGACGGTGAAGGGTGAGGCCAGCACCTGGCGAGTCTCGGGTGACAGCGGCAACGAGAAGGTCCATGCCTTCTGCCCGACCTGCGGGACACCGGCCTATCTGACCTTTGTCGCCATGCCGGAGCTGTTTACGGTTCCAGCCACCAGCCTTGATGACCCCGGCCAGTTCCACCCGCAGGCGCTTACCTACGCCGTTCGCGGCCATGCATGGGACACCATTGATCCAGCCTTGACAGCTTTCGAGCGTATGCGCGGATAG
- a CDS encoding YqaA family protein, with amino-acid sequence MIDLLAYASLFLAAFLAATLVPAQSESVLTGLILAGGQPVVALIAVASLGNILGSVLNWLIGRGVERFRDRKWFPAGEAQLARAQQQYQRFGYWSLLLAWVPIIGDPLTLVAGIMREPLWRFLLLVSIGKIGRYAVLAAGIGALS; translated from the coding sequence ATGATCGACCTTCTCGCTTATGCCAGCCTGTTTCTTGCTGCCTTTCTGGCAGCCACGCTGGTTCCTGCGCAATCCGAGAGCGTCCTGACCGGTCTGATCCTGGCCGGCGGCCAGCCGGTGGTGGCGCTGATTGCCGTGGCAAGCCTCGGCAATATCCTGGGATCTGTCCTCAACTGGCTGATCGGCCGCGGCGTCGAGCGGTTTCGCGACCGGAAATGGTTCCCGGCCGGAGAGGCGCAACTGGCCCGCGCGCAACAGCAGTACCAGCGCTTCGGCTACTGGTCGCTGCTGCTTGCCTGGGTTCCGATCATCGGCGATCCGCTCACACTGGTGGCAGGCATCATGCGTGAGCCATTATGGCGGTTTTTGCTGCTGGTCTCGATCGGCAAGATCGGGCGCTACGCCGTGCTTGCAGCCGGCATCGGGGCACTGTCATAA
- a CDS encoding MarR family winged helix-turn-helix transcriptional regulator, with amino-acid sequence MTFNKSRSAGVLANELARLYTAELQTRIAPYGLSPAQFLVLSELWSEDGQTQRNLTERLGVEQATMANTLARMQRDHLIERKPHPDDGRSQLVCLTDAARALEASATAAAVQVNDRVLEGLPLAERELFLSMLGRVVTGMRGRDAISPL; translated from the coding sequence ATGACATTCAATAAATCCCGCTCGGCCGGCGTTCTGGCCAATGAATTGGCGCGCCTCTACACAGCCGAGTTGCAAACACGAATTGCTCCCTACGGCCTGTCGCCGGCGCAGTTTCTTGTCCTGAGCGAATTGTGGAGCGAGGATGGACAGACCCAGCGTAACCTGACCGAGCGGCTTGGCGTTGAACAGGCAACGATGGCCAACACGCTGGCACGTATGCAGAGGGATCACCTGATCGAGCGAAAGCCGCATCCCGATGACGGGCGCTCGCAGCTTGTCTGCCTGACCGACGCGGCGCGTGCGCTTGAGGCGTCTGCCACTGCCGCAGCGGTGCAGGTCAACGATCGTGTGCTTGAGGGGCTGCCGCTGGCTGAACGGGAGTTGTTCTTGAGCATGCTGGGGCGTGTGGTCACAGGAATGCGGGGGCGGGATGCCATTTCGCCGCTGTAA
- a CDS encoding nitrite/sulfite reductase produces MYRYDEFDHAFVAARVDQFRDQVERRMSGDITEDAFKPLRLMNGVYLQLHAYMLRVAVPYGTLNSRQMHKLAHIARTYDCGYGHFTTRQNIQYNWPSLSDIPAILEELASVEMHAIQTSGNCIRNVTADHFAGAAADEVADPRPYAEILRQWSSVHPEFSFLPRKFKIAVTAAERDRAAIQTHDIGLQLKKDDQGRLGFAVWIGGGQGRTPLLAKKIKDFLPEADLLSYTTAIMRVYNLHGRRDNKYKARIKILVHETGVEKLTAEIDAEWAHLKDGVLKLPDSDIAAINAYFERPKLAPRAEGWGELAAWKKSDPGFADWIGRNVAPHQHPDYAMVTISLKPIGGIPGDATAEQMDSVARLAEEFGHDEIRVTHEQNLVLPHIALADLEPLYRALLADGLATANAGLITDIIACPGLDYCALANARSIPVAQEISNRFADPVRQADIGDLKIKISGCINACGHHHVGHIGVLGVEKKGEELYQISLGGSADENASIGQITGRGFGPDQITDAIETIVETYLAHRSGADEPFIDCYRRIGAAPFKTALYGGEAEAA; encoded by the coding sequence ATGTACCGCTACGATGAATTTGACCATGCCTTTGTGGCCGCACGTGTCGACCAGTTCCGCGATCAGGTCGAGCGCCGGATGTCCGGTGACATTACGGAAGATGCGTTCAAGCCCTTGCGGCTGATGAACGGCGTCTATCTGCAACTGCATGCCTATATGCTGCGTGTCGCCGTGCCCTATGGCACGCTCAATTCGCGGCAGATGCACAAGCTCGCCCACATCGCCCGCACCTATGACTGCGGCTATGGCCATTTCACCACGCGGCAGAACATTCAGTACAACTGGCCCTCATTGTCCGACATTCCGGCCATTCTCGAGGAACTGGCAAGCGTCGAGATGCATGCGATCCAGACCTCGGGCAATTGCATCCGCAATGTCACTGCTGATCATTTTGCCGGTGCGGCCGCGGACGAGGTTGCCGACCCGAGGCCCTATGCAGAGATCCTCAGGCAATGGTCATCGGTGCATCCGGAGTTCTCATTCCTGCCGCGCAAGTTCAAGATCGCGGTGACCGCAGCCGAGCGCGATCGGGCGGCAATTCAGACCCATGACATCGGCCTGCAGCTTAAAAAGGACGATCAGGGACGGCTCGGCTTCGCTGTCTGGATCGGTGGCGGGCAGGGGCGCACGCCTCTATTGGCCAAGAAGATCAAGGACTTCCTGCCGGAAGCTGATCTGTTATCTTATACCACTGCGATCATGCGGGTCTACAATCTGCACGGCCGCCGCGACAACAAATACAAGGCGCGGATCAAGATCCTGGTGCATGAAACCGGGGTGGAGAAACTGACCGCCGAGATCGACGCCGAGTGGGCGCATCTCAAGGATGGCGTGCTGAAGCTTCCTGATTCCGACATTGCTGCGATCAATGCCTATTTCGAGCGGCCGAAGCTTGCTCCCCGCGCCGAAGGCTGGGGCGAACTGGCCGCATGGAAGAAGTCCGATCCCGGATTTGCGGACTGGATCGGCCGCAATGTCGCGCCGCACCAGCATCCCGACTACGCCATGGTGACGATTTCACTCAAACCCATTGGCGGCATTCCAGGTGATGCGACAGCCGAGCAGATGGATTCGGTGGCGCGTCTGGCCGAGGAGTTCGGCCATGACGAAATCCGGGTGACGCACGAGCAAAATCTGGTGCTGCCGCATATAGCGCTCGCCGATCTCGAGCCCTTGTACAGGGCGCTTCTGGCAGACGGGCTGGCCACCGCCAATGCCGGCCTGATCACCGACATCATCGCCTGCCCGGGACTGGACTATTGCGCGCTTGCCAATGCCCGCTCGATTCCGGTGGCGCAGGAGATTTCCAACCGCTTCGCCGACCCCGTCCGGCAGGCTGACATCGGCGATCTCAAGATCAAGATTTCGGGTTGCATCAATGCCTGCGGACATCACCATGTCGGCCATATCGGAGTCCTGGGCGTTGAAAAGAAGGGCGAGGAACTCTACCAGATCTCGCTTGGCGGGTCCGCCGACGAGAATGCCTCGATCGGTCAGATTACCGGCCGCGGTTTCGGTCCTGACCAGATTACCGACGCCATAGAGACCATCGTCGAAACCTATCTCGCCCATCGATCCGGTGCAGATGAGCCGTTCATCGATTGCTACCGCCGCATTGGCGCTGCTCCCTTCAAAACAGCGCTGTATGGCGGCGAAGCCGAGGCGGCTTGA
- a CDS encoding DUF2849 domain-containing protein — translation MKTKVLTANRLTDGISVWLGANGEWVFSLKDAYLARHEEAVVAITAAGDQALADNRVVDVNVIDIEETPSGPRPFRLRERIRADGPTIDYAPASAVRASVAA, via the coding sequence ATCAAAACCAAGGTTCTCACCGCAAATCGTCTCACCGATGGCATTTCAGTCTGGCTCGGCGCCAATGGCGAATGGGTGTTTTCGCTGAAAGACGCCTACCTCGCCCGCCACGAGGAAGCCGTGGTCGCCATCACGGCAGCCGGTGACCAGGCGCTGGCCGACAATCGCGTGGTCGATGTCAATGTCATCGATATCGAGGAGACTCCAAGCGGGCCGCGTCCGTTCAGGCTGCGCGAACGCATCCGTGCAGACGGACCGACCATTGATTACGCGCCGGCGTCCGCCGTGCGCGCTTCCGTCGCCGCTTAA
- the tmpT gene encoding thiopurine S-methyltransferase, translating into MEHSFWHDRWESGRIGFHEREPNPLLVTHFPALAVPENGRIFVPLCGKTLDIAWLLSQGHRVAGAELSELAIEQLFEDLGVEPAISDLGKLTHYSADSIDIFVGDIFDLTATVLGAVDAVFDRAALVALPEHMRMAYAPHIADITGNAPQLLITFEYDQSQLDGPPFSIPSDEVIQRYGDRYDISTLATDGVAGGFKGHDVRERVWLLRTL; encoded by the coding sequence ATGGAACACAGCTTTTGGCATGACCGCTGGGAAAGCGGCCGCATCGGCTTTCATGAAAGAGAACCCAACCCGCTGCTGGTCACGCATTTTCCGGCTCTGGCGGTGCCGGAAAACGGTCGTATCTTTGTTCCGCTGTGCGGCAAGACTCTCGACATCGCCTGGCTGCTCTCCCAAGGCCACCGGGTTGCCGGCGCGGAACTCAGCGAACTAGCAATTGAGCAATTGTTTGAAGACCTTGGCGTTGAACCGGCCATTTCAGATCTGGGGAAGCTGACACACTACAGCGCGGACAGCATCGACATATTCGTCGGCGATATTTTCGATCTTACCGCGACCGTGCTCGGAGCTGTCGACGCCGTCTTTGACCGGGCGGCTCTTGTCGCCCTGCCCGAACACATGCGCATGGCTTACGCGCCGCACATTGCCGATATCACCGGAAATGCTCCGCAGTTGCTGATCACCTTCGAGTACGACCAATCACAACTGGACGGACCACCGTTTTCCATCCCGAGCGACGAAGTCATCCAGCGCTACGGCGACCGATACGACATTTCAACCTTGGCCACGGATGGTGTGGCCGGCGGGTTCAAGGGCCATGATGTCAGGGAGCGCGTCTGGTTGCTGCGCACATTGTGA
- the mazG gene encoding nucleoside triphosphate pyrophosphohydrolase codes for MKPSRDISGLIEIMAALRHPDTGCPWDIKQDFSTIKPYTIEEAYEVADAIERNDPEDLCDELGDLLLQVVFHARMAEEEKLFSFEDVVEAITRKMIRRHPHVFERSEADTPDKVKTQWAEIKAEEKRERAKRRAARGLPETETPGQLTTVPRALPALMEALKLQQAASQVGFDWGAAGPVLDKIEEEIAELRAEIASGETEKATQELGDVIFAVANLARHLKADPENALRATNTKFRTRFAFVEKGLAKLGKTPDDATLAEMEALWQAAKTA; via the coding sequence ATGAAACCATCACGCGACATTTCCGGCCTCATCGAAATCATGGCGGCGCTGCGGCATCCCGATACCGGGTGCCCGTGGGACATCAAGCAGGATTTCTCCACCATCAAGCCCTACACGATCGAGGAGGCCTACGAAGTCGCCGACGCGATCGAGCGCAATGATCCCGAAGACCTGTGCGACGAGCTGGGCGATCTGTTGCTGCAGGTGGTGTTTCACGCCCGCATGGCCGAGGAAGAGAAGCTGTTTTCCTTTGAAGACGTGGTCGAGGCCATCACCCGCAAGATGATCCGCCGGCATCCGCATGTGTTCGAGCGGTCCGAGGCCGACACGCCCGATAAGGTCAAGACGCAATGGGCCGAGATCAAGGCCGAGGAAAAGCGTGAACGGGCGAAACGCCGCGCCGCCCGCGGACTGCCGGAGACAGAGACGCCCGGACAACTGACCACCGTGCCGCGCGCCCTGCCCGCGTTGATGGAAGCGCTCAAACTTCAGCAGGCAGCCTCGCAGGTCGGCTTTGACTGGGGCGCGGCTGGCCCGGTGCTCGACAAGATCGAGGAAGAGATTGCCGAACTGCGCGCCGAGATCGCCAGCGGTGAGACGGAAAAGGCGACACAGGAACTCGGCGATGTGATCTTTGCCGTCGCCAATCTGGCGCGGCACCTGAAGGCCGACCCCGAGAACGCGCTGCGCGCCACCAACACCAAATTCCGCACCCGCTTTGCTTTTGTGGAAAAAGGCCTGGCCAAGCTCGGCAAGACTCCCGACGACGCGACGCTGGCCGAAATGGAAGCGCTGTGGCAGGCGGCGAAAACGGCCTGA
- a CDS encoding CidA/LrgA family protein, with the protein MLTALTLILSCQLAGELITRFLGLPVPGPVAGMVILFALLAIKGGVPEEIGAVADSLLKNLALLFVPAGVGVMAHFGLLGQDWLPISVALVGSTLATIAVTGLVMSRLARASAAEDGDTPNG; encoded by the coding sequence ATGCTTACAGCCCTCACCCTCATTCTCAGCTGCCAGTTGGCCGGCGAACTGATCACCCGGTTCTTGGGGTTGCCGGTTCCCGGCCCGGTCGCCGGCATGGTGATCCTGTTCGCCCTGCTCGCCATCAAGGGCGGGGTGCCCGAAGAGATCGGCGCCGTCGCCGACAGCTTGCTGAAAAATCTCGCACTTTTGTTCGTGCCGGCCGGTGTCGGGGTGATGGCCCATTTTGGTCTGCTCGGGCAGGATTGGCTGCCGATCTCGGTGGCACTGGTCGGCTCGACGCTGGCCACCATCGCCGTGACCGGACTGGTGATGAGCCGGCTTGCCCGCGCCAGTGCGGCTGAGGACGGAGACACGCCCAATGGCTGA
- a CDS encoding LrgB family protein has translation MADISEVWVYLSASPLLFLTLTLAAFQAGTWLYDRSGHKPFLNPVLTAVIVVVGLLTLSGTTYETYFEGAQFVHFLLGPATVALAIPLFRQFDRVRRSALALITSLLCGSLTAIGTAVGLGWLLGASRETLMSLAPKSVTAPVAMGITEQLGGLPSLTAVLVILTGIMGAVLGPPLLTLIGVKDWRARGLALGTASHGIGTARALQVNELAGAFSGLAMGLNALATAILLPILWRLFF, from the coding sequence ATGGCTGACATCTCGGAAGTCTGGGTCTATCTCAGCGCCAGTCCGCTGCTGTTCCTGACGTTGACGCTTGCTGCGTTCCAGGCTGGCACGTGGCTCTACGACCGTTCCGGCCACAAGCCCTTCCTCAATCCGGTGCTGACGGCTGTGATCGTCGTTGTCGGCCTGTTGACCCTGAGCGGCACGACTTACGAGACCTATTTTGAGGGTGCGCAATTCGTGCATTTCCTGCTCGGCCCCGCAACCGTGGCGCTGGCGATCCCACTCTTCCGGCAGTTTGACCGGGTGCGGCGTTCGGCGCTGGCGCTGATCACCAGCCTGTTGTGCGGCTCGCTCACAGCCATCGGCACGGCGGTCGGCCTCGGCTGGCTTCTCGGCGCAAGCCGTGAGACGCTGATGTCGCTGGCCCCGAAATCAGTCACCGCACCTGTCGCCATGGGCATCACCGAGCAACTGGGCGGGTTGCCGTCGCTGACGGCTGTGCTGGTGATCCTGACCGGCATCATGGGCGCGGTCCTTGGCCCGCCGCTGCTTACGCTGATCGGCGTGAAGGACTGGCGCGCCCGCGGACTGGCGCTCGGCACCGCCAGCCACGGCATTGGCACGGCGCGCGCACTTCAGGTCAACGAGCTGGCCGGTGCCTTCTCAGGCCTTGCCATGGGATTGAACGCGCTGGCCACAGCCATTCTGCTGCCGATCCTGTGGCGGCTGTTTTTCTGA
- a CDS encoding nucleoside deaminase: MEITENAELVGRLLDVMEQDILPMTEQGVARGNKIFGGALMRKSDLSLVMAQTNNEMENPLWHGEVHLLKCFYESPISRNESTKDMIFLSTHEPCTMCMSAIAWAGFDNFFYFFSHQDSRDSFSIPHDLKMLKEVFGLEPGGYNHDNAFWHGRGIFGIIASLPDDQAQPLLDQAQRIRARYADLSNAYQSSKDDNVIPLN; encoded by the coding sequence ATGGAGATCACCGAAAACGCGGAACTGGTGGGCAGATTGCTCGACGTGATGGAACAAGACATCTTGCCGATGACCGAACAAGGCGTGGCCAGGGGCAACAAGATTTTTGGCGGCGCGCTGATGCGCAAATCCGACCTTTCGCTGGTCATGGCGCAGACCAACAACGAGATGGAAAATCCGCTCTGGCATGGCGAAGTTCATCTTCTGAAATGTTTTTATGAGAGCCCGATTTCAAGGAATGAATCCACCAAGGACATGATTTTCCTGTCGACCCATGAACCCTGCACCATGTGCATGTCGGCCATTGCCTGGGCAGGCTTTGACAATTTCTTCTATTTCTTCAGCCATCAGGATTCGCGTGACAGCTTTTCCATTCCGCATGACCTCAAGATGCTCAAGGAAGTCTTCGGTCTGGAGCCGGGCGGCTACAATCACGACAACGCCTTCTGGCACGGCCGCGGCATCTTCGGCATCATCGCCTCGCTGCCCGATGACCAGGCACAGCCACTGCTCGATCAGGCGCAACGCATCCGCGCCCGCTATGCCGATCTGTCCAACGCCTACCAGTCGAGCAAGGATGACAACGTCATTCCCTTGAACTGA
- a CDS encoding metalloregulator ArsR/SmtB family transcription factor, whose amino-acid sequence MQVFTCILSAMTTKPTNDTDKVFKALGDPTRRLLLDLLCEKNGQTLSELCEGLDMARQSATQHLGMLEDANLVSTVKRGREKLHFINPVPLHEVYERWVRKFEQQRLSLLHDLKQELEGE is encoded by the coding sequence ATGCAGGTATTTACCTGCATATTATCCGCTATGACAACAAAACCGACGAACGACACGGACAAGGTATTCAAGGCGCTGGGTGATCCGACCCGCAGATTGCTGCTCGACCTTCTTTGCGAGAAGAACGGGCAGACGCTGAGCGAGCTGTGTGAGGGCCTCGACATGGCCCGGCAATCCGCGACGCAGCATCTGGGGATGCTGGAGGACGCCAACCTGGTGAGCACGGTCAAGCGCGGCCGGGAGAAGCTGCATTTCATCAACCCGGTGCCGCTGCATGAAGTCTACGAGCGCTGGGTGCGCAAATTCGAACAGCAGCGGCTGAGCCTGCTGCACGATCTCAAACAGGAACTTGAAGGAGAGTGA
- a CDS encoding SRPBCC family protein, with the protein MSKEKTSFVYVTYIRSTPEKVFEAITRPEIASRYWGHENVSDWKPGSRWEHVRANDERTVELVGEVIETSPPSRLVISWANASQASEPRAHSRVTFEIVEYETMVRLTVSHDELEAGSGMANGISKGWPVVLSSLKSYLETGTPIDVFAKPKIEG; encoded by the coding sequence ATGAGTAAAGAGAAAACCAGCTTTGTCTATGTGACCTACATCCGTTCGACGCCTGAAAAGGTGTTCGAGGCCATCACCCGACCCGAAATCGCAAGCCGCTACTGGGGCCACGAGAATGTGTCGGACTGGAAGCCCGGATCGAGATGGGAACATGTCCGAGCCAATGATGAGCGCACGGTCGAACTCGTCGGCGAAGTCATCGAAACTTCTCCACCGTCACGCCTCGTCATCAGCTGGGCCAATGCTTCGCAGGCCTCCGAACCGCGGGCTCACAGCCGGGTGACCTTCGAGATCGTCGAATATGAGACTATGGTCCGTCTGACCGTCAGTCATGACGAGCTTGAAGCCGGAAGCGGCATGGCCAACGGTATCTCCAAGGGCTGGCCGGTGGTGCTGTCGAGCCTCAAATCATACCTGGAGACCGGCACGCCGATCGACGTCTTTGCTAAGCCGAAAATCGAGGGCTGA
- a CDS encoding DUF934 domain-containing protein, translating into MTVIWTQNGIVENDPWLASDNEEAPKFLSLTEALEHAQDNAPFGVVLQPAEDVRELAPVLDRLAIIALTFPAFADGRAFSQAMLLRERLGYNGELRAAGTVLLDQVPLMLRTGFDSFEVTHAPTIARLIEKRLPGIDLHYQPSADQTVAGQSYSWRRTATLNG; encoded by the coding sequence ATGACTGTCATTTGGACACAGAACGGGATTGTTGAAAATGATCCCTGGCTTGCATCGGACAATGAGGAGGCGCCAAAGTTTCTATCGCTGACCGAAGCGCTGGAGCATGCCCAGGACAATGCACCGTTCGGTGTAGTGCTGCAGCCTGCCGAAGACGTGCGTGAACTGGCGCCGGTGCTTGACCGGTTGGCGATCATCGCGCTGACCTTTCCGGCGTTCGCTGATGGCCGGGCTTTTTCGCAGGCCATGCTGCTGAGGGAACGACTTGGATACAATGGCGAATTGCGCGCAGCCGGCACTGTGTTGCTGGATCAGGTTCCGTTGATGCTGCGAACCGGTTTTGACAGTTTCGAGGTCACCCATGCACCAACGATTGCCCGACTGATCGAGAAGCGGTTGCCGGGCATTGATCTGCATTATCAGCCGTCAGCGGACCAGACCGTCGCCGGACAAAGCTACAGCTGGCGCCGTACGGCCACATTGAACGGCTGA
- a CDS encoding NAD(P)-binding domain-containing protein, with protein MKIGIIGIGEIGGTLVTKWSSNGHSVRVANSRGPGCGDHRHRQLLPRYTRSPHRGHRCRYTGKCLGLR; from the coding sequence GTGAAGATCGGGATCATCGGCATCGGCGAGATCGGCGGCACCCTGGTCACAAAATGGAGCAGCAACGGACACAGCGTCCGGGTCGCCAATTCGCGTGGCCCAGGATGTGGTGATCATCGACACCGCCAATTATTACCTCGATATACGCGATCCCCGCATCGGGGACATCGATGCCGGTATACCGGAAAGTGTTTGGGTCTCAGGTGA
- the cysG gene encoding siroheme synthase CysG encodes MATQTAQLTTFPAFMRVDARKVAIFGNGAEAAAKARLLANTSADISVYADSPEAELIDSLSRLAISPIRQAYEAAQMDGSTLVFAATGDAAQDRAIVMAARERRMPANAVDQPDYCDFLTPALVNRAPVAIAIGTEGAGPVLAQMIRARIDQMLSPSLGTLARLASDYRVAVDRLLPRGVARRVFWRRFFEADVATHVDNGDVSLARRAATRMLRGREPVPGHIWLVGAGPGAEDLLTLRAQRAMMEADAIVYDALVPETVVALGRRDAERFAVGKRKGCHSKSQNEINDLLVRLGREGKRVVRLKSGDPLIFGRAGEEMAALRDAEISFEIVPGITSAFAAAADFELPLTLRGVASSLVFTTGHDLTGAALPDWARLAVSGATLCVYMGRTVAASVAARLIDAGLPADMTVAIVENASRGDRRLFHGTLADLPALESRTELAGPVMVVIGDAVAGANFEHSTPIAAGQHHGATAAQTQAA; translated from the coding sequence ATGGCGACGCAAACAGCGCAATTGACGACATTCCCCGCCTTCATGCGGGTCGACGCCCGCAAGGTAGCAATCTTCGGCAATGGCGCGGAAGCTGCAGCCAAGGCGCGGCTGCTTGCCAATACCTCGGCCGATATTTCCGTCTATGCCGACTCGCCGGAAGCCGAGCTGATCGACAGCCTGTCGCGGCTGGCAATCTCCCCGATCCGGCAGGCCTATGAGGCCGCACAGATGGATGGTTCAACACTTGTATTTGCCGCCACCGGTGACGCGGCGCAGGATCGCGCCATCGTCATGGCCGCACGCGAGCGTCGGATGCCGGCCAATGCCGTCGATCAGCCTGATTATTGCGATTTTCTGACTCCGGCGCTGGTCAACCGCGCACCAGTGGCGATTGCAATTGGAACCGAGGGCGCAGGCCCGGTTCTGGCGCAGATGATCCGCGCCCGCATCGACCAGATGCTGTCGCCATCGCTCGGAACGCTGGCGCGGCTTGCATCGGATTACCGTGTTGCCGTTGACCGGCTTTTGCCGCGTGGCGTAGCGCGGCGGGTGTTCTGGCGGCGGTTTTTCGAGGCTGATGTCGCCACCCATGTCGACAATGGTGATGTGTCGCTGGCGCGACGCGCCGCCACCCGTATGCTGCGCGGTCGTGAACCCGTGCCGGGCCATATCTGGCTGGTCGGCGCAGGCCCTGGCGCCGAGGATCTGCTGACGCTTCGCGCCCAGCGGGCCATGATGGAAGCCGATGCGATTGTCTATGACGCGCTGGTGCCGGAAACGGTTGTGGCGCTTGGCCGCCGTGATGCCGAGCGCTTTGCCGTCGGCAAACGCAAGGGTTGCCATTCCAAAAGCCAGAACGAGATCAATGATCTGCTGGTTCGTCTCGGCCGCGAAGGCAAGCGTGTGGTGCGGCTCAAATCCGGCGACCCGCTGATTTTCGGACGTGCAGGCGAAGAAATGGCAGCATTGCGGGACGCCGAAATCTCGTTCGAGATTGTCCCTGGCATCACTTCGGCATTTGCCGCTGCTGCAGATTTCGAACTGCCGCTGACCCTGCGCGGCGTGGCCTCGTCACTGGTGTTTACCACCGGCCATGATCTCACTGGCGCGGCACTGCCCGATTGGGCCCGACTGGCCGTCTCCGGCGCGACGCTCTGCGTTTATATGGGGCGCACTGTTGCAGCCAGTGTTGCCGCGCGGCTGATTGACGCCGGACTGCCGGCTGACATGACCGTGGCAATCGTCGAAAACGCCTCGCGTGGCGATCGTCGCCTGTTTCATGGCACGCTCGCCGATCTGCCCGCACTTGAAAGCCGCACCGAACTTGCCGGACCGGTGATGGTGGTGATCGGCGATGCCGTTGCAGGCGCCAATTTCGAGCATTCCACACCGATTGCAGCCGGACAGCACCATGGTGCCACCGCCGCCCAAACCCAAGCCGCCTGA